The DNA segment GACTAAATTCCTCACTTTCTGCAAGACAAACCGAGTCATTTTTTGCTATCTCACTACTGCTCCCAtggtcatcatcatcatcttcatttaAAAACTCAGGGGCTTTAACAATTAGACTTTTTGTATACTTTGGAGAGTCCATCGACACAGAAGACAAAAAATTAGCCAATGCAGAAGATAAGGCATCATCAATTGTGTGCTTTCCTTTATCTTTCAAAGAACTTGTTTCTTGACCTGGTGCATTATCTTCTTCATCCTCACCATCAGGAAACTCAGGTGCCGTAACTACAAGACCTGGGAGCAATGTTGGAATATTTCCTGAATCAGACCTATTAGGAGGAGAAGAGACATGTTGTATCTCTGCGTGTAAGTGATTCTCATCTGGTTCACTTTCCCTAGTCACCAGATAATCAGGACAATCGCTGGTGTTGGCATCTGATTCAATACAAGAAGCATCAGGAGAGAAAATCTTACAATGTGATGGCAATGCAGAGTTCTGTAAATTCTTAGTCAATGTGTCCACTTGCTGTTCAACTCTTTGAAGTCTCACCTCCATGCTGCTCATGGGCACTACCATTTTCTCTTGAAAGCCCAAACAGATTTCTTCTATCCTGTCCATGCGTGATACAAGCTGTTCCAAGAGCCTTTCAACATTGTAACCCAAAGAAAAACCACCTTTGCTTTCAGGAATACCAACTTGTGAGGGGACAGAACTACGGTTGCACTCCATTTTAGCAAATTCAAAGGGAACAGCACTATGGTTGTTCTCCATTTCAGCAATTTTTGAGGGTACAACTGTGCAAGTGCTGTCCATTTTGGCAGTTTGGGAGGGTACTGCAACAGGGTTTCTCTCGATTTTAGCAAGTTGTGGGATGACATCTGGCTGGGATGGACCCACCCAACCTCCTTCTACCTCCTTCAACTTCACTTCTTGGGGATCAGTTATGCTAGTGTTTCCTATTACCTGGGTTTTAATTATAGAATCACTAGAGAGAGTTGCTTCCAAATCATCCCCCTGAACAAGGGACTTTTCCTTTCTGAGAGCATTTAGATTGTTGAGCCCTGTTGTCTTAGATAATTGCATTAAAGTGGGGATAAACATAGCCATGAGGGAACTGCCGGATGAGTTTTCATAAGGCTTTTCTTGGCTTTCTGAATCGGCTGAATCAACAGGATCAGCAAAAACATAAATCtcatcaacataaacacatCCTTTATTCTGAAGCGAGAGCAGCCGAATAGTAACAGAAATGCAAGGATTTGCATCATCAATCTCTGCGGTAGCCTCATAAAGATCCTGGAGACAGGAAAAGAGGACACTGAAATCAGATCGGTATGTACCACCATCTAATATGGCACATTGAGATTCTAAGTTAAGAGAATGTTGTATTGTTTATTACAGAGAAAACTACTCTTCCTCGCCTGAATTATGCTTGTGTACTCTTTCCTACCTCTTAATTTTTATAACCAATAGCTAATTTTGAATAACCCACTATAAATTATAGGATTTAAGAGGTAATTTTTGCAAAATACACTGGcataaaaaagagaataagaagGTTAGATGAATTAAGTTCTCCCACAAGCCAAAATCAATTTAGTCTTTAACTTCTACAAAAACACTGATTTATCTTCTCCAAAAGCTTAAATAAGCTGATTTCAGTTTATGAGAAAAACACAATTCAtcattccttttttttcctccaATAAGCGTCCACGAAAAAACTTCATCCGAAGTCCATACAAAACCAGAGtaatgtttcaaaaacactacTATCATCTCATGTCATGGAGTTTAAAAGTCTTTTCAAATCAAACTAGAGCCAACGATGTACAGAGCAAAAAAACTTTGTATGCAACCAGTTCAAGTTACAAAAACTATGCATGCATCATCAATCTCTCCTGAATGGAGGAGCAGTGCAATTTAAGCCCAACCCTTCACCAAATTGAAGCTACAACAGTTTATTCCAAATCTACCTTAACAGAGCATATCAATCCAGTTGTTCTTACTATTTATTTACGAATCTAAACGAAAGCCAACAAAATTGGGAAGTCACTTATAGGAATACCTGAGACCGATATGTTTTAATGGAATTGAGGTAGGGTTTTGTTTCCGAAGCGATGTGAGGAGAATCAGGAACTTTGACCTCAACCCAATCATCTTCAGTTTTAACATTATCGTCACCACCTACATTTTGGACAGCGGGGGAACGAAGAACGTGATCGTCTCTAACAGCAAGACCGCATCGGACAGTGCAGAGATATTCATTGTTAGTGCGAGCGTTCGGCGCAAAGTAAATCTCGTAGACGCGAGCAGTGCTCCGAACGTAGATTTGTCTGAGCTCGTGCTTCTCCGGAAAAGTAACTGTTCACAAAAtagtgaattaatgaaaagCGTTAGTGAAATTGAAGTACAGTGAAGGGAAAACGAGGTTACTCTTGATCTCGCAAGGAGGAGAATCTGGCGAaggagaatgaagaagaagaggagtgGGATCAGTTCGTTGATCGTCGCTGAGGAGACAGTACGAGGATTGGAAAGTTATGGTGTCGCTGATAGAGGCTGAGGAAGGAATGGTCCAGTTGCACTGCGAATTCAAATCTACCTCCATAACCAtacacagaagaagaagaagaaaatgaagaagacgaagacgATGACGATGACGATGTTGAATCAACGGTTGCAAGGGTTGCTGGCGGAGAAATCAAGCAACCTGGTGCATCTCACGCTTTATATCTACTActtcaaaaaatgtttttcatttttttactttttcacgAAGATAATGTGTAACAATAACggtttgttattattgttatattacCTAATTTACgcatttaagaaattattaaaataatatttattaactaaaataagaataaactaattaaaattagtgATAGAGgcaaaattatgaatttttaaaccgattaaatatgtttttagttttttaattttgagagaaaattagaattagtttttttttttaattttgattgatttAGTTATAAGTTTtacaaatacttaaatttaattatttaattaaatttgattaaatttatttgacgtTGGTTTTgtgacaatatttgaataatttatttatttaaaatattctaatttttttaattgaaatgttaaataaacttaaaaataggttatttaaaatattaaatttatacattttttaagtttagagattaaattaaaattaaaataaaagttcatttttattttaattttaatttaaaagataaaaacatatttaatttatttttaatagcaagagaaaaacttgaaaaaataaaattgggaaTTTTAAATGGACTggattcattttcttctttaatatatatttaccaATGTCTTTCATTTATTCactaaattttaagtttttcaaactttacttctaactaaatatatattctaagGCATATTTAGGTAcataatcatttatatattttaactgattacttagtatttttatttggataaatgGGAATAATTGTTAGTTGtgaatgttaaattatttaattataattaaaaattaaaaattaatttaaaagtgtGTAAAGATTTAAATTTCAATCCTATTACTTAAACAATACTAAacttattattctttaaactctaattatttaatatttgactCATAATATATGGGTggattatgattttaatttttattttttagtaaaaattagaattaatttatttttaaaactttgatttaatttaatttgtaaatttttaaatatgtaaatttaatcattttaacttaattttattaaattcacttaatgttttaaaaaaattaattataatttttattaaaagttaaacaatcatataaatatttaatttgagagAATGTGTTGTTTGTCatagatatatatttatgtttctcATTAATTAAACAACTAGTGATATTTTTACGAAGagaaattattaaagataaatttactGATTCTAATTCATCGGTTGATAAAAAGGTTGAAATTTGATGACATCactttaaatatgaaatatactaTATCAGAAGAAAACTGATATTGTATATATATCGAAGGTCCACAAACACAATGACACATGAATAatgaacttatttattttatattaggtTTAGAGTGCTAATTTAGTTCATAAACTAAATCTACCAAATCAATTGTTGAATATTAATGAACTAAAATTCGAGTTTACTTCAAACAAAGAAGGCTGAAACATCTGACTTAATTTACTATGACATTATATTGTGTAGGCTGAGAGTAATATGATGCTAATCTTCTTCTCAGCTGGTTGAAGTTAATGCATCTACATAGTTTTTGATGAAGGCTTCAAGTTAAACCTATTCAAGGTTGTTTCCTTTCATCACTGTAGTGCaaatctaatatttttcttccaCAAGAAAATTGAGTTAGAGATCGTTGAACATATCGACTTAAAAACGATCTTAGCGAAGGGAAAAAATCAGAAAGTGTACACAAGAGAAAAGGCAAAGTAGATTGTTTCATGAACAAATAGTACAGAGAGTCAAAGGATCATCATATGAAATGGAAAACATTACATTACAGCCTAAGGCCCTCATTTGTGACAAATCCTGGCAGTTGGCATGGTGACACAAACAGGGGAATAGATTTTCTTAGCTTCAGGGGTGCCACGTTTGGGCTCATCAGCCATGGCCATTCCAGCAACAGAGCAAACAGCTGCTGCTGCAGCAGCAAACATCATGTTCCTCCTGCCATTGTTGCCTTCCTTGTCATTCTCATAACTGACCCTTGTCTTTTCTCCTTCAACTGCTTTGGAAGCATTTGCCACCACCAACCTCCTCGGGGATGCCACCGGAGACCGGTTGCTGGTGACTGAGCTGCCAATGAGTGATGCTGCCATGGTGATT comes from the Vigna radiata var. radiata cultivar VC1973A chromosome 2, Vradiata_ver6, whole genome shotgun sequence genome and includes:
- the LOC106756565 gene encoding uncharacterized protein LOC106756565 is translated as MVMEVDLNSQCNWTIPSSASISDTITFQSSYCLLSDDQRTDPTPLLLHSPSPDSPPCEIKITFPEKHELRQIYVRSTARVYEIYFAPNARTNNEYLCTVRCGLAVRDDHVLRSPAVQNVGGDDNVKTEDDWVEVKVPDSPHIASETKPYLNSIKTYRSQDLYEATAEIDDANPCISVTIRLLSLQNKGCVYVDEIYVFADPVDSADSESQEKPYENSSGSSLMAMFIPTLMQLSKTTGLNNLNALRKEKSLVQGDDLEATLSSDSIIKTQVIGNTSITDPQEVKLKEVEGGWVGPSQPDVIPQLAKIERNPVAVPSQTAKMDSTCTVVPSKIAEMENNHSAVPFEFAKMECNRSSVPSQVGIPESKGGFSLGYNVERLLEQLVSRMDRIEEICLGFQEKMVVPMSSMEVRLQRVEQQVDTLTKNLQNSALPSHCKIFSPDASCIESDANTSDCPDYLVTRESEPDENHLHAEIQHVSSPPNRSDSGNIPTLLPGLVVTAPEFPDGEDEEDNAPGQETSSLKDKGKHTIDDALSSALANFLSSVSMDSPKYTKSLIVKAPEFLNEDDDDDHGSSSEIAKNDSVCLAESEEFSHIQVLASSNTLENGEKINPDSNCKQSEKTAQEAEEDGQLYIARRNQEEVHVKTNSLTELNPETGFIDNSEDDDNGRINGHKGDGLLDNQTPYCYSITEEGPTSGTEDTVAREVPRKASHENILKNVLGFSVGSSAVDFENPILDVKFISQRSPATDRFLEELLHVDTQESTSSVDPSVKESNVDLSVEEQLKTNDVSVEQSNLISIDEEPANLVSESHFAVDLDSCTSIPVNIDDDNLLLPEDHKRKRDQVTWSSSM
- the LOC106756317 gene encoding photosystem II 5 kDa protein, chloroplastic-like, which gives rise to MASITMAASLIGSSVTSNRSPVASPRRLVVANASKAVEGEKTRVSYENDKEGNNGRRNMMFAAAAAAVCSVAGMAMADEPKRGTPEAKKIYSPVCVTMPTARICHK